A single genomic interval of Paenibacillus sp. J23TS9 harbors:
- a CDS encoding flavin prenyltransferase UbiX — protein sequence MKIIVGMSGATGAILGIRLLQVLQEASVETHAVISPWAAANIQYETSYTIKDVEKLADAVYGYKDLGAAISSGSFQVDGMIVAPCSMKTLASIRMGLSDNLLTRAADVILKERKKLILLTRETPLNDIHLEHMLALSRMGTTILPPMPAFYNHPATIDDLITHIVVRTVDQLGIHLSPDKRWQGMNASIKQK from the coding sequence ATGAAAATCATCGTAGGCATGTCAGGGGCAACGGGGGCCATTCTGGGAATCAGGCTGCTGCAAGTGTTACAAGAGGCGAGCGTCGAAACGCATGCCGTCATTTCGCCTTGGGCGGCTGCAAACATCCAGTATGAAACCTCCTATACGATAAAAGATGTGGAAAAGCTGGCGGATGCCGTCTACGGATACAAGGATTTGGGAGCAGCCATTTCCAGCGGATCGTTTCAAGTGGATGGGATGATCGTGGCGCCATGCAGCATGAAGACACTTGCCTCCATCCGCATGGGTCTAAGCGATAACCTGCTCACTCGGGCGGCGGATGTCATCTTAAAGGAACGAAAAAAACTGATCCTGCTTACGCGCGAAACGCCGCTGAACGATATCCATTTGGAACATATGCTGGCTTTATCCCGTATGGGGACAACGATTTTACCACCCATGCCTGCATTCTACAACCATCCGGCCACCATCGACGATCTGATCACGCATATTGTGGTACGGACGGTAGATCAGTTGGGGATTCATCTGTCACCGGATAAAAGATGGCAGGGGATGAATGCAAGCATCAAGCAGAAGTGA
- a CDS encoding LysR family transcriptional regulator, whose product MDLKKLLYFVTIVEEGQITRAAHRLHIAQPPLSLQLKSLEDELGVTLIDRENKKFEVTPVGWTLYKRAQEVLHSMDGIVMEIHEQKHGMRGKLSIGTVMSCVPYLPSVVKQFQKSHPQVTFQLWEDDSYRVEELLQNKRIELGIVRLPLQSSLSDHTPEVSIHRLQTEPLVAIPPGSWNGFDDPLISIEELCRHPLLILRGQGDYGVYHRFMDVCKIRGVEPNIVCESPDVSTLMLLADSGIGMAVVPRSALLLRLEQVKHAEIAPTIASDTAIITLKDQYLSMAARNFKQLLIESMTNDGFLR is encoded by the coding sequence ATGGATTTAAAAAAACTGCTGTATTTCGTCACTATCGTCGAGGAAGGACAAATCACCCGAGCCGCACATCGGCTGCATATCGCGCAGCCCCCGCTTAGCCTTCAGCTCAAATCCTTGGAGGATGAACTTGGTGTGACCTTAATCGACCGAGAAAACAAAAAGTTTGAGGTCACCCCGGTCGGCTGGACATTGTATAAACGCGCCCAAGAAGTCCTGCACTCGATGGATGGTATCGTCATGGAAATCCATGAACAGAAACATGGCATGCGAGGCAAGCTGTCCATCGGTACGGTGATGTCCTGTGTTCCCTACCTGCCTTCCGTTGTGAAACAGTTTCAAAAGTCCCATCCGCAGGTGACGTTCCAATTATGGGAAGACGACTCTTATCGGGTGGAAGAGCTTTTGCAGAATAAAAGAATCGAATTGGGTATCGTGAGGCTACCCCTGCAGTCGAGTTTATCCGACCATACTCCCGAGGTATCGATACATCGTTTGCAAACCGAGCCTTTGGTAGCCATTCCTCCGGGTTCATGGAATGGGTTTGATGATCCTCTCATCTCCATCGAGGAATTATGCCGTCATCCCCTATTGATTCTACGCGGGCAGGGAGACTATGGTGTTTATCATCGATTTATGGATGTCTGTAAAATTAGGGGTGTTGAGCCCAACATCGTATGCGAGAGCCCTGACGTATCGACTCTAATGCTCCTGGCAGATTCAGGCATCGGCATGGCGGTCGTACCCCGCTCAGCCCTGCTGCTTCGTCTGGAGCAGGTGAAACATGCCGAAATCGCCCCGACGATTGCATCGGATACCGCCATCATCACGCTTAAAGACCAATATCTCTCCATGGCCGCCCGTAATTTCAAGCAGCTTTTGATCGAATCCATGACGAACGATGGTTTTCTTCGCTAA
- a CDS encoding UbiD family decarboxylase, which yields MMETKKKPSSSFREYIEALERYGDLLKIDQEVDWNLEMGAMIRYAYEMPSPAPLFSNVKDSAPGFRVLGAPVGLSPHERHPFLRIALSLGLPAEMGITELVESWSHLPEAAPLPPQEVLNAPCKENKLFGEDIDLTSLPVPYLHVGDGGRYINTYGVLIVRSPDGTWVNWSITRVMLHGKQTMAGVIVPSQHIGKIYEQWRALGQNMPFALCLGVDPAIAMIAGYPLPDNANEADLLGGWFGKPLDVVRCESHDLKVPANSEIVIEGFVSLDETVPEGPMGEYAGYTWVGHHKEVPCFQVTAMTHRHDPIMPVVAAGTPPEENHTNWGVAIAASIQHELRQHRLPVRSCFIPFESAVHWLVVTVDSSGIYSDSKELAQRIGEVVFACRGGSYIPKVIVVSDDIDPSRIDQVVWAVATRSHPDKVIHFADQPVLPLVAYLDQDEKKKAATTKVVYNCLSSDAWPTGYTPLQASFSGYPEEIQKRVRDVYQKLEEVESL from the coding sequence ATGATGGAAACGAAAAAGAAACCCTCTTCAAGCTTTCGTGAATATATCGAGGCCTTGGAACGATACGGAGACCTGCTCAAGATCGATCAGGAAGTGGACTGGAACCTGGAAATGGGAGCAATGATCCGCTATGCCTACGAAATGCCTTCACCCGCGCCGCTATTCAGCAATGTGAAGGACAGTGCTCCCGGCTTTCGTGTACTCGGCGCGCCTGTGGGTCTCAGTCCGCACGAACGGCATCCTTTTTTGCGGATTGCGCTTTCGCTGGGGCTTCCCGCTGAGATGGGTATTACAGAACTTGTTGAATCCTGGTCCCATCTCCCCGAAGCAGCGCCGCTGCCACCGCAGGAAGTGCTTAACGCGCCGTGCAAGGAAAACAAGCTATTCGGGGAGGACATCGATTTGACGAGTCTTCCGGTTCCATACTTGCATGTTGGCGATGGCGGTCGCTATATCAACACGTACGGCGTTTTAATCGTGCGTTCTCCGGACGGCACGTGGGTAAACTGGTCAATTACGCGGGTCATGCTCCATGGCAAACAGACAATGGCCGGCGTCATCGTGCCTTCCCAGCACATCGGCAAAATCTATGAGCAGTGGAGGGCGCTCGGGCAGAATATGCCGTTTGCGCTGTGTCTCGGCGTGGACCCGGCTATCGCTATGATCGCGGGATATCCCCTACCGGACAATGCCAATGAAGCCGATTTGCTGGGCGGATGGTTCGGTAAGCCGCTGGATGTCGTCCGCTGCGAAAGCCATGATCTTAAGGTTCCCGCAAACAGCGAAATTGTCATCGAAGGTTTTGTTTCATTGGATGAGACCGTCCCCGAAGGCCCCATGGGAGAATACGCGGGATATACTTGGGTGGGGCACCACAAGGAAGTACCATGTTTTCAGGTGACCGCGATGACTCACCGCCATGATCCGATCATGCCGGTGGTGGCTGCGGGCACGCCTCCCGAGGAGAATCACACCAACTGGGGCGTCGCGATCGCCGCGAGCATTCAGCATGAATTGCGGCAACATCGATTGCCTGTTCGAAGCTGTTTTATTCCGTTTGAATCCGCCGTCCATTGGCTTGTCGTTACCGTTGACTCATCCGGAATATATTCCGACTCGAAGGAGCTTGCCCAAAGAATAGGTGAAGTTGTATTTGCCTGCCGAGGTGGCTCCTACATTCCGAAAGTCATCGTCGTAAGTGACGATATCGATCCCAGCCGAATCGACCAGGTCGTATGGGCCGTAGCAACCCGCAGCCATCCGGATAAAGTCATCCATTTTGCGGATCAGCCTGTGCTGCCGCTCGTGGCTTACCTGGATCAGGACGAAAAGAAGAAAGCAGCGACGACCAAGGTGGTATATAATTGCCTTTCTTCGGATGCATGGCCTACAGGCTACACGCCTCTGCAAGCTTCCTTTTCCGGTTATCCGGAGGAAATCCAAAAGCGTGTCAGGGATGTATATCAAAAGCTTGAAGAAGTCGAAAGCTTGTGA
- a CDS encoding YwbE family protein, whose product MNIVGPHMIRANIKPGMTVEIVKKEDQRTGKRTQGIVQKLLTNSPNHTRGIKVRLTDGTVGRVQAIMQS is encoded by the coding sequence GTGAACATCGTGGGACCGCATATGATCCGGGCCAACATCAAGCCGGGAATGACCGTGGAAATCGTGAAGAAAGAAGATCAGCGTACAGGCAAACGCACGCAGGGCATCGTCCAAAAGCTGCTGACCAACTCGCCCAATCATACAAGGGGTATTAAAGTAAGGTTAACCGACGGTACCGTGGGGCGCGTGCAGGCGATCATGCAGTCATGA